In the genome of Denticeps clupeoides chromosome 13, fDenClu1.1, whole genome shotgun sequence, one region contains:
- the LOC114801774 gene encoding mid1-interacting protein 1-B-like — MQPADAKLSRTSLLLSLKRYSAAVHDMEQTVLIPSLLREVPSDEAADRAEDLYESYLALKAVRNTVESGLVAADDGKALRRHLEPLLDADPEVLFHFHLRGLFSIMANLTQRSQTLTAKYMDLIGISS, encoded by the coding sequence atgcAGCCCGCCGACGCCAAGCTGAGCAGGACGTCCCTGCTCCTGTCCCTCAAGCGCTACAGCGCCGCCGTGCACGACATGGAGCAGACGGTGCTGATCCCCAGCCTGCTGCGCGAGGTGCCCTCCGACGAGGCCGCCGACCGCGCCGAGGACCTGTACGAGTCCTACCTGGCGCTGAAGGCCGTCAGGAACACGGTGGAGAGCGGCCTGGTCGCCGCGGACGACGGCAAGGCGCTGCGCCGCCACCTGGAGCCCCTGCTGGACGCCGACCCCGAGGTCCTCTTCCACTTCCACCTGCGAGGGCTCTTCTCCATCATGGCCAACCTGACCCAGAGGAGCCAGACCCTCACCGCCAAGTACATGGACCTCATCGGCATCAGCAGCTGA
- the LOC114801775 gene encoding NADH dehydrogenase [ubiquinone] 1 subunit C2-like, giving the protein MVLLPEEAKALPPPGVVNRSSLWLGFCGLLTSMLHNSLARKPALRAGLHRHVLFTTVGWFLGYHLTKYENYTYARLDRDMNAYVSRHPEEFQQKEKKTFAEVVEDFHPIR; this is encoded by the exons ATGGTTCTCCTTCCCGAAGAGGCCAAGGCGCTCCCGCCGCCCGGCGTCGTCAACCGCTCGTCGCTGTGGCTCGGCTTCTGCGGGCTCCTCACCTCCATGCTGCACAACTCGCTGGCCAGGAAGCCTGCGCTGCGGGCGG GTCTCCACCGCCACGTGCTGTTCACCACCGTCGGCTGGTTTCTCGGCTACCACCTCACCAAATACGAGAACTACACGTACGCCAGGCTGGACCGAGACATGAACGCGTACGTCAGCCGGCACCCGGAGGAGTTCCAGCAGAAAG AGAAGAAGACGTTTGCCGAAGTTGTGGAGGATTTCCACCCGATCCGTTAA